A genomic region of Caulobacter vibrioides contains the following coding sequences:
- a CDS encoding LysE family translocator, giving the protein MTTPEALIAFTLAAGLLTLTPGLDTALVIRTAAAEGPRRAAGAAIGVGIGCLVWGAAAAFGVGALLTASQTAYTVLKWAGALYLAWTGLRMILRPRDAFELGETRPTDAGALAAMRRGLLTNLLNPKVGIFYVSFLPQFMPAGVDPARFGLALTTIHVVEGLLWFALLITATVPIAGLLRRPPVIRWLDRITGLVFVAFGLRLALERR; this is encoded by the coding sequence ATGACCACCCCTGAGGCCCTGATCGCCTTCACCCTGGCGGCGGGTCTTTTGACCCTGACGCCGGGCCTGGACACCGCGCTGGTGATCCGCACGGCGGCCGCAGAAGGGCCGCGCCGCGCCGCCGGCGCGGCGATCGGGGTGGGGATCGGTTGCTTGGTCTGGGGCGCGGCCGCCGCGTTCGGGGTCGGGGCCCTGCTGACCGCGTCCCAAACCGCCTACACGGTGCTGAAATGGGCCGGCGCGCTTTACCTGGCCTGGACGGGGTTGCGCATGATCCTTCGGCCGCGCGACGCCTTCGAGCTGGGCGAGACGAGGCCGACGGACGCAGGCGCCCTTGCGGCGATGCGCCGGGGGCTGCTGACCAACCTGCTCAATCCCAAGGTCGGGATTTTCTACGTCTCGTTCCTGCCGCAGTTTATGCCGGCCGGCGTCGATCCCGCGCGCTTTGGCCTGGCGCTGACGACGATCCATGTCGTCGAAGGGCTATTGTGGTTCGCGCTTCTAATCACGGCCACCGTGCCGATCGCGGGCCTCCTGAGACGACCGCCAGTGATCCGATGGCTAGATCGGATCACCGGCCTGGTGTTCGTCGCCTTTGGGCTGCGCCTGGCGCTGGAGCGCCGGTAG
- the hisI gene encoding phosphoribosyl-AMP cyclohydrolase, with product MSTDLFPQAHTKHDLERGAALAPRFNADGLVVAVAQHADTGEILMLAWMNAEALKLTVETNIAHYYSRSRGELWKKGDTSGQLQDVIELRVDCDQDAVLLKVRVRGDGGACHVGFRSCFYRVLENGALVERETPTHDHP from the coding sequence ATGAGCACCGACCTGTTCCCCCAAGCCCACACCAAGCACGACTTGGAGCGGGGCGCCGCCCTCGCGCCGCGCTTCAACGCCGATGGTCTGGTCGTGGCGGTGGCCCAGCACGCCGACACCGGCGAGATCCTGATGCTGGCCTGGATGAACGCCGAGGCCCTGAAGCTGACGGTCGAAACCAACATCGCCCACTACTACAGCCGCTCGCGGGGCGAGCTTTGGAAAAAGGGCGACACCAGCGGCCAACTGCAGGACGTCATCGAACTGCGGGTCGACTGCGATCAGGACGCGGTGCTGCTCAAGGTGCGCGTGCGCGGTGACGGCGGCGCATGCCATGTCGGCTTCAGATCGTGCTTCTACCGGGTGCTCGAGAACGGCGCGCTGGTCGAGCGCGAGACGCCCACCCATGACCACCCCTGA
- a CDS encoding iron-sulfur cluster assembly scaffold protein, with protein MIDNLYSAKILGLVANMPRAGRLAAPDASAEKTAKLCGSRITVDVVVKDGKVVDYAQDVSACALGQAAAAILGANVIGAELSDIELARDSLAAMLKANGSPPAGRFAELAVLEPVKDYPARHASTLLAFEATVEAVRKATGVGETRTSTAGAS; from the coding sequence ATGATCGACAACCTCTACAGCGCCAAGATCCTGGGACTCGTGGCCAACATGCCGCGCGCCGGCCGCTTGGCCGCGCCCGACGCCAGCGCCGAGAAGACCGCCAAGCTGTGCGGCAGTCGGATCACCGTCGATGTCGTGGTCAAGGATGGCAAGGTCGTCGACTATGCTCAGGACGTTTCGGCCTGCGCCTTGGGACAGGCCGCCGCCGCGATCCTGGGGGCGAACGTGATCGGCGCGGAACTTTCCGACATCGAGTTGGCGCGCGACTCGCTTGCCGCTATGCTGAAGGCGAACGGCTCGCCTCCTGCGGGTCGGTTTGCGGAGCTCGCCGTGCTGGAGCCGGTCAAGGACTATCCCGCTCGTCACGCCTCGACGCTGTTGGCGTTCGAAGCGACGGTCGAGGCTGTCCGTAAGGCCACAGGCGTCGGCGAAACGCGAACTAGCACCGCCGGCGCGTCTTGA
- the cysS gene encoding cysteine--tRNA ligase — MTLKIHDTLTREKRDFVPADPKRVTMYVCGPTVYNYAHIGNFRPVVVFDVLYRVLRHIYGEDAVVYARNVTDVDDKINKKAADEGVPISVITDRYLAAYHQDADALGALRPDLEPKATEHIGAILEMIGKLVENGSAYAAEGHVLFDTQSFADYGQLSGRPLDEMIAGARVEVAPYKRHPADFVLWKPSKENEPEWDSPWGAGRPGWHIECSAMIDKALGQNIDIHAGGIDLTFPHHENEVAQSRCAHGSSVLANYWMHNGFLDMSGEKMSKSLGNVVIPHELLETTPGEVIRWALLSAHYRQPLDWTPELLEQSKKSLDRLYGALRRAKDVPMDQAMEAPAEVIAALMDDLNTPLATSAFFEVSSLIEKAVTAGDTVAIAANKARLLEAGALLGFLQADPDAWFEGDASDELKAQVEALLEKRIAARAAKDWPAADAIRAELDALGVVVMDGPSGATWRMKD, encoded by the coding sequence ATGACCCTGAAGATCCACGACACCCTGACGCGCGAAAAGCGCGACTTCGTTCCCGCCGATCCCAAGCGGGTGACGATGTATGTCTGCGGTCCGACGGTCTACAACTACGCCCATATCGGCAACTTCCGGCCGGTGGTGGTGTTCGACGTGCTCTATCGCGTGCTGCGCCATATTTATGGCGAGGACGCCGTGGTCTATGCGCGCAACGTCACGGACGTGGACGACAAGATCAACAAGAAGGCCGCCGACGAGGGCGTGCCGATCAGCGTGATCACCGACCGCTATCTGGCGGCCTACCACCAGGACGCCGACGCCCTGGGCGCGCTGCGGCCGGACCTCGAGCCCAAGGCCACCGAGCACATCGGCGCCATCCTCGAGATGATCGGCAAGCTGGTCGAGAACGGCAGCGCCTACGCCGCCGAGGGCCACGTGCTGTTCGACACCCAGAGCTTCGCCGACTACGGCCAGCTTTCGGGCCGTCCGCTGGACGAGATGATCGCCGGCGCCCGCGTCGAGGTCGCACCCTATAAGCGCCACCCGGCCGACTTCGTGCTGTGGAAGCCCTCGAAGGAAAACGAGCCTGAGTGGGACAGCCCCTGGGGCGCGGGCCGGCCGGGCTGGCACATCGAGTGCTCGGCCATGATCGACAAGGCGCTGGGCCAGAACATCGACATCCACGCCGGCGGCATCGACCTGACCTTCCCGCACCACGAGAACGAGGTGGCCCAGAGCCGCTGCGCCCACGGCTCGTCCGTGCTGGCCAACTATTGGATGCACAACGGCTTCCTCGACATGAGCGGGGAGAAGATGTCCAAGAGCCTGGGCAATGTCGTCATCCCGCACGAACTGCTGGAGACGACGCCGGGCGAGGTGATCCGCTGGGCGCTGCTGTCGGCGCACTACCGCCAGCCGCTGGACTGGACGCCCGAGCTGCTGGAGCAGAGCAAGAAGTCGCTGGACCGCCTGTACGGCGCCCTGCGCCGCGCCAAGGACGTGCCCATGGACCAGGCCATGGAGGCTCCGGCCGAGGTGATCGCCGCCCTGATGGACGACCTCAATACGCCGCTGGCGACCTCGGCCTTCTTCGAGGTGTCGAGCCTGATCGAAAAGGCCGTCACCGCCGGCGACACGGTGGCTATCGCCGCCAACAAGGCCCGCCTGCTGGAGGCCGGCGCCCTGCTGGGCTTCCTGCAGGCCGATCCGGACGCCTGGTTCGAGGGCGACGCCTCGGATGAGCTGAAGGCCCAGGTCGAGGCGCTGCTCGAAAAGCGCATCGCCGCGCGCGCCGCGAAGGATTGGCCCGCCGCCGACGCCATCCGCGCCGAGCTGGACGCCCTGGGCGTGGTGGTCATGGACGGCCCCTCGGGCGCGACCTGGCGGATGAAGGACTGA
- the thrS gene encoding threonine--tRNA ligase — MIDLVFPDGSSRQYPDGSTGRDVAAAISKSLEKKALLIKLDGQVLDLDRALTPDLLTGERKFEILTREAPEALDTIRHDTAHVLAEAVQELFPGTQVTIGPNVEDGFYYDFARDEPFSLDDLEKIEKRMKEIVDRDEKITREVWDRNEAIAHFDGIGEQYKAQIIRDLPDTDTITVYRQGAWKDLCRGPHLPSTKHVGKAFKLTKLAGAYWRGDQNNAQLQRIYGTAWASDADLEAHLKRIEEAEKRDHRKLGKTMDLFHIQEEGKGMVFWHAKGWALYRVLEDYMRRRLDAAGYKEVKTPQILDRSLWEKSGHAEKFGHAMFMCESAEGEVLAVKPMNCPGHIQIFNVGQKSYRELPLRMAEFGACHRYEPSGAMHGIMRVRAFTQDDAHIFCREEQVTEESARFIELLRSVYSDLGMTLADTKFSTRPELRAGTDETWDKAEAALAAAAEAAGETLTLQPGEGAFYGPKLEFSLKDAIGRVWQCGTLQLDFVLPERLDAEYVSEDGSKKRPVMLHRAILGSFERFIGILLENFAGALPVWLAPTQVVVATITSDADDYAREVVEKLTKLGMRAELDLRNEKINYKIREHSLAKVPVIAVVGRKEAETGHLALRRLGGEGQSVLSLEEALRVLKSNATPPDLARALAVQEAVTA; from the coding sequence ATGATCGATCTGGTTTTCCCCGACGGCTCGTCGCGTCAGTACCCTGACGGCTCGACGGGGCGCGACGTCGCCGCCGCCATCTCCAAGTCGCTGGAGAAGAAGGCTCTGCTGATCAAGCTGGATGGTCAGGTCCTGGACCTGGATCGTGCGCTGACGCCCGATCTGCTGACGGGCGAGCGCAAGTTCGAGATCCTGACGCGCGAGGCGCCCGAGGCGCTGGACACCATCCGCCACGACACCGCCCACGTCCTGGCCGAGGCCGTGCAGGAGCTGTTCCCCGGCACCCAGGTCACCATCGGCCCGAACGTCGAGGACGGCTTCTACTACGACTTTGCGCGCGACGAGCCGTTCAGCCTGGACGATCTGGAAAAGATCGAAAAGCGCATGAAGGAGATCGTCGACCGCGACGAGAAGATCACGCGCGAAGTCTGGGACCGCAACGAGGCCATCGCCCACTTCGACGGCATCGGTGAGCAGTACAAGGCGCAGATCATCCGTGACCTGCCGGACACCGATACGATCACGGTCTATCGCCAGGGCGCCTGGAAGGATCTCTGCCGGGGTCCCCACCTGCCGTCGACCAAACATGTCGGCAAGGCCTTCAAGCTGACCAAGCTGGCCGGCGCCTATTGGCGTGGCGATCAGAACAACGCTCAGCTGCAGCGCATCTACGGCACGGCCTGGGCCTCCGACGCCGATCTCGAAGCGCACCTCAAGCGCATCGAGGAAGCCGAGAAGCGCGATCACCGCAAGCTGGGCAAGACCATGGACCTCTTCCACATCCAGGAAGAGGGCAAGGGCATGGTGTTCTGGCACGCCAAGGGCTGGGCCCTTTATCGTGTGCTCGAGGACTACATGCGCCGTCGCCTCGACGCGGCCGGCTACAAGGAAGTGAAGACCCCGCAGATCCTGGATCGCAGCCTGTGGGAAAAGTCGGGCCACGCCGAGAAGTTCGGCCACGCCATGTTCATGTGCGAAAGCGCCGAGGGCGAGGTCCTGGCGGTCAAGCCGATGAACTGTCCCGGCCACATCCAGATCTTCAATGTCGGCCAGAAGTCCTATCGCGAGCTGCCTCTGCGCATGGCCGAGTTCGGCGCCTGCCACCGCTATGAGCCCTCGGGCGCCATGCACGGCATCATGCGTGTGCGCGCCTTCACCCAGGACGACGCCCACATCTTCTGCCGCGAAGAGCAGGTCACCGAAGAAAGCGCCCGGTTCATCGAACTGTTGCGCTCGGTCTATAGCGACCTTGGCATGACGCTGGCGGACACCAAGTTCTCGACGCGCCCCGAGCTGCGCGCCGGCACGGATGAGACCTGGGACAAGGCCGAGGCCGCTCTGGCCGCCGCGGCCGAGGCCGCAGGCGAAACCCTGACCCTGCAGCCGGGCGAAGGCGCCTTCTATGGTCCCAAGCTCGAGTTCTCGCTGAAAGACGCCATCGGCCGCGTCTGGCAGTGCGGCACGCTGCAACTCGATTTCGTGCTTCCGGAACGATTGGACGCTGAGTACGTTTCCGAGGATGGTTCGAAGAAGCGTCCTGTGATGCTTCACCGTGCGATTCTGGGATCCTTCGAGCGTTTTATCGGCATTCTTCTGGAAAACTTCGCGGGCGCTCTGCCCGTGTGGCTGGCGCCGACTCAAGTGGTGGTGGCTACGATTACCTCGGACGCCGATGACTATGCCCGTGAGGTCGTCGAGAAATTGACGAAACTGGGTATGCGTGCGGAGCTGGACCTGCGAAACGAGAAGATCAACTATAAGATCCGCGAGCACAGCCTCGCTAAGGTGCCAGTGATCGCGGTGGTGGGACGTAAAGAAGCTGAAACGGGGCATTTGGCCCTTCGTCGCCTTGGCGGCGAAGGTCAGAGCGTCTTGTCGCTTGAAGAAGCGCTTCGCGTGCTGAAGTCCAACGCCACGCCGCCCGACCTCGCGCGCGCTCTGGCCGTCCAGGAGGCCGTGACCGCCTGA
- a CDS encoding SRPBCC domain-containing protein, protein MQRAVEHRIGVQAPAEVVWEVVSDFEGWAQWNPLYRKAEGVMKVGSTLVLEQHLPGQAPTVIQPVVQDWVPYEQLHWRSSRLGGFVTAIRYLEIESMGPASATFSNGELFMGLLLRFVSRDERRQLKAAFTQMGEAVRDRAEAIWSERSKSTV, encoded by the coding sequence ATGCAACGCGCCGTCGAGCATCGTATCGGGGTCCAAGCGCCGGCCGAGGTCGTCTGGGAGGTCGTCTCGGACTTCGAAGGCTGGGCGCAGTGGAACCCGCTCTATCGCAAGGCCGAGGGGGTGATGAAGGTGGGCTCGACCCTAGTGCTGGAGCAGCATCTGCCCGGTCAGGCGCCCACCGTCATTCAGCCGGTCGTCCAGGACTGGGTGCCTTACGAACAGCTGCACTGGCGTTCGAGCCGGCTGGGCGGTTTCGTGACCGCGATCCGCTATCTGGAGATCGAGAGCATGGGCCCCGCCAGCGCGACCTTCTCGAACGGCGAGCTGTTCATGGGCCTGCTGCTGCGTTTCGTCAGCCGCGACGAGCGCCGCCAGCTAAAGGCGGCGTTCACGCAGATGGGCGAGGCTGTTCGTGACCGCGCTGAGGCGATCTGGTCCGAGCGGTCGAAGAGCACCGTTTAG
- the folE gene encoding GTP cyclohydrolase I FolE, which translates to MDALTRERTLIGSDDTTGLDLEPVQRPSKDEAMAAVRTLLAWAGDNPEREGLIDTPKRVVEAFDEWFAGYHGDPAKELSRTFEDVQGYDDMVMLRGIDVQSHCEHHMAPFLGKAWIAYMPTGKVVGLSKLARLVEIFAKRLQTQETMTMQIADAIEDHLSAAGVAVLIDAEHQCMSTRGVHHHDVSTITTQFRGVFKTDKVLQQRFMDLVKK; encoded by the coding sequence ATGGACGCACTGACCCGCGAGCGAACCCTGATCGGCTCCGACGACACGACCGGTCTTGATCTTGAACCCGTTCAGCGCCCTTCCAAGGACGAGGCCATGGCCGCCGTGCGGACGTTGCTGGCCTGGGCCGGCGACAATCCGGAGCGCGAAGGCCTGATCGACACGCCCAAGCGCGTCGTCGAGGCGTTCGACGAGTGGTTCGCCGGCTATCACGGCGATCCGGCCAAGGAACTGTCGCGCACCTTTGAGGACGTGCAGGGCTATGACGACATGGTGATGCTCCGCGGCATCGACGTGCAGAGCCACTGCGAGCACCACATGGCGCCCTTCCTGGGCAAGGCCTGGATCGCCTACATGCCGACCGGCAAGGTGGTGGGCCTGTCGAAGCTGGCGCGCCTGGTCGAGATCTTCGCCAAGCGTCTCCAGACCCAGGAGACCATGACCATGCAGATCGCCGACGCCATCGAGGACCACCTGTCGGCCGCCGGCGTGGCCGTGCTGATCGACGCCGAGCACCAGTGCATGAGCACGCGCGGCGTCCACCACCACGACGTCTCGACCATCACCACCCAGTTCCGCGGCGTGTTCAAGACCGACAAGGTCCTGCAGCAGCGGTTCATGGACCTGGTGAAGAAGTAG
- a CDS encoding DUF817 domain-containing protein — protein sequence MNLKDRIKASVAALDERARPWAQQSRWNGYAYEFLLFGLKQAWACLFGGLMLALLVGTKLFWPEAAPIARYDFLVVAAIAIQASLLALKLERWDEALVIFMFHVVGTIMELFKTAQGSWIYPEESLLRIGGVPLFTGFMYACVGSYIARIWRLFDITFIRYPPFWTTHILAVLIYANFFTHHYMIDIRIGLFALSVLLFGRTWFVFTPDQTARRMPMLMGAVLVSLFIWIAENLGTFAGAWIYPNQTDGWRMVAFEKMGAWYLLMLISFVLVTLVHPPVHACVARIRQGIWRAA from the coding sequence ATGAACCTGAAAGACCGCATCAAGGCTAGCGTGGCGGCGCTGGACGAGCGAGCGCGGCCGTGGGCGCAGCAATCGCGCTGGAACGGCTACGCCTACGAGTTTCTTCTGTTCGGCCTGAAGCAGGCCTGGGCCTGTCTGTTTGGCGGGCTGATGCTGGCGCTGCTGGTCGGCACCAAGCTGTTCTGGCCCGAGGCGGCGCCGATCGCCCGCTATGATTTCCTGGTCGTCGCCGCGATCGCCATCCAGGCCTCCTTGTTGGCGCTGAAGCTGGAGCGCTGGGACGAGGCGCTGGTGATCTTCATGTTCCACGTCGTCGGCACGATCATGGAGCTGTTCAAGACCGCCCAAGGCTCTTGGATCTATCCCGAGGAGAGCCTGTTGCGCATCGGCGGCGTGCCGCTGTTCACAGGCTTCATGTATGCGTGCGTGGGCAGCTATATCGCCCGCATCTGGCGACTGTTCGACATCACCTTCATCCGCTACCCGCCGTTCTGGACCACGCACATTCTGGCGGTGCTGATCTACGCCAACTTCTTCACCCACCACTACATGATCGACATTCGCATCGGTCTGTTCGCGCTGTCGGTTCTGCTGTTCGGACGGACCTGGTTCGTGTTCACGCCCGACCAGACCGCGCGACGCATGCCCATGCTGATGGGGGCGGTGCTGGTGTCGCTGTTCATCTGGATCGCCGAGAACCTGGGCACCTTCGCCGGCGCCTGGATCTATCCGAACCAAACCGACGGCTGGCGCATGGTGGCGTTCGAGAAGATGGGCGCTTGGTACCTGTTGATGCTCATCAGCTTCGTGCTGGTGACCCTGGTGCATCCGCCGGTGCACGCCTGCGTGGCGCGGATCCGCCAGGGGATCTGGCGAGCGGCTTAA
- a CDS encoding alkaline phosphatase D family protein: MTIDRRRLLGLLGVSGAAAGEAAAQPISYFKGPVAFEHGVASGDPGLTYVILWTRVTPKETTTGDIDVDLEVAADPDFKTLVTASRGLRARASRDWTVKHDLDGQGLKPGTEYWYRFMANGVTSPVGRTKTLVKGAAKDAVLAVVSCSLYPNGYFNAYDAIAKLPRVDAVVHLGDYIYEYGGAPQDYGMNSPVAKSRAPQPPHEIVTLDDYRRRHAQYKTDPALQAAHARAPWIVVWDDHETANDSWVGGAENHNPDKGEGDWTARKAAALKAYYEWMPIREAALPEAAWRSFQFGDVASLLMVETRLTARTPELSYDRDMPIVDGKPDVAAFAAKWKDPSRRMLGEGQEQWLASQVGASVKANTAWQVLGNQVVMARVASANLKATMGEAAYGALQAKLPDYARKRVDQSVAMSAFDVPSNLDAWDGYPADRQRVYDIFTAAKARPIVLAGDSHMFWANELWNDAGQKRVAVEFGTTSVTSPGYGDYLPGVPIGEAFVQRNKEVKYAHPSAKGFVLLTLEHGKATSELMAVSTIMEPTYKVAPLKRFVVTPAADGGVEPLREA, encoded by the coding sequence ATGACCATTGATCGTCGGAGACTGTTGGGTCTGCTGGGCGTTTCGGGCGCCGCCGCCGGCGAGGCCGCCGCTCAACCGATCAGCTATTTCAAAGGCCCTGTCGCCTTTGAGCATGGGGTCGCCAGCGGTGACCCTGGTCTCACCTATGTGATCCTCTGGACCCGCGTGACGCCCAAAGAGACGACGACGGGCGACATTGATGTCGACCTTGAGGTCGCCGCCGACCCTGACTTCAAGACCCTGGTCACGGCCAGCCGCGGCCTGCGCGCCCGCGCCAGCCGAGACTGGACGGTCAAGCACGACCTCGACGGCCAGGGCCTGAAGCCGGGTACGGAGTACTGGTACCGCTTCATGGCTAATGGCGTGACCTCGCCGGTGGGGCGCACCAAGACCCTCGTGAAGGGCGCGGCCAAGGACGCGGTGTTGGCGGTCGTCTCCTGCAGCCTTTACCCGAACGGCTACTTCAACGCCTACGACGCCATCGCCAAGCTGCCGCGCGTCGACGCCGTGGTCCATCTGGGCGACTACATCTATGAGTACGGCGGTGCGCCGCAGGACTACGGGATGAACTCGCCGGTGGCCAAGTCGCGCGCGCCCCAGCCGCCGCACGAGATCGTCACCCTGGACGACTATCGTCGCCGCCACGCGCAGTACAAGACCGATCCAGCGCTGCAAGCCGCCCACGCGCGCGCGCCCTGGATCGTGGTGTGGGACGACCACGAAACCGCCAACGACAGCTGGGTCGGCGGCGCTGAGAACCACAATCCCGACAAGGGCGAGGGCGATTGGACCGCCCGCAAGGCCGCCGCCCTGAAGGCCTATTACGAGTGGATGCCCATCCGGGAAGCGGCCCTGCCGGAAGCCGCGTGGCGGTCGTTCCAGTTTGGCGATGTCGCCTCGCTGCTGATGGTCGAGACGCGGTTGACCGCGCGGACTCCCGAGTTGAGCTATGACCGCGACATGCCGATCGTCGATGGGAAGCCCGACGTCGCGGCCTTCGCGGCCAAATGGAAGGACCCGTCCCGCCGGATGCTAGGCGAGGGGCAGGAACAATGGCTGGCCAGCCAGGTCGGCGCCTCGGTGAAGGCCAACACCGCCTGGCAGGTTCTGGGTAACCAGGTGGTGATGGCGCGCGTCGCCTCGGCCAACCTGAAGGCCACCATGGGCGAGGCGGCCTATGGCGCCCTGCAGGCCAAGCTGCCGGACTACGCCCGCAAGCGGGTGGATCAGTCGGTGGCGATGTCGGCCTTCGACGTGCCGTCTAATCTGGACGCCTGGGACGGCTATCCGGCCGATCGCCAGCGGGTCTACGACATCTTCACGGCCGCCAAGGCGCGTCCGATCGTGCTGGCGGGCGACAGCCACATGTTCTGGGCCAATGAACTCTGGAACGACGCGGGCCAGAAGCGCGTGGCGGTCGAGTTCGGGACCACCTCGGTCACCTCGCCTGGCTATGGCGACTACCTGCCCGGCGTACCGATCGGCGAGGCCTTTGTTCAGCGCAACAAGGAAGTGAAGTACGCCCACCCGAGCGCCAAGGGCTTCGTGCTGCTGACCCTCGAGCATGGCAAGGCGACCAGCGAGCTGATGGCCGTCTCGACGATTATGGAGCCGACCTACAAGGTGGCCCCGTTGAAGCGCTTCGTGGTCACGCCCGCCGCCGATGGTGGCGTAGAGCCGTTGCGCGAGGCCTGA
- the yidD gene encoding membrane protein insertion efficiency factor YidD → MTFYERTVDLGLRAYKLTLSPLIGRQCRFTPSCSEYTAAALKDHGPLKGSWLGLRRICRCNPFGGSGYDPPPPRHQPRKWKCEE, encoded by the coding sequence ATGACCTTCTACGAACGCACCGTCGATTTGGGCCTTAGGGCCTACAAGTTGACGCTCTCGCCTCTCATCGGGCGTCAGTGCCGCTTTACGCCGAGCTGCTCGGAGTACACGGCCGCCGCCCTCAAGGATCATGGCCCGCTCAAGGGCTCCTGGCTGGGGTTGCGACGGATTTGCCGCTGCAATCCGTTTGGTGGATCGGGCTACGACCCGCCGCCGCCGCGACACCAGCCACGCAAGTGGAAATGTGAAGAATGA